A window of the Polaribacter batillariae genome harbors these coding sequences:
- a CDS encoding acyl-CoA-binding protein, which produces MNTNLDIEFSEAFEKMSQLKETLAPDIMLKFYAYYKQANYGSTFTFNNELDVRNAFKANAWMQLKGMSPNEAKQEYINLANLILNRKK; this is translated from the coding sequence ATGAACACCAATTTAGACATAGAATTTTCTGAAGCATTTGAAAAAATGTCTCAATTGAAAGAAACACTTGCACCAGACATTATGTTAAAATTTTATGCTTATTACAAACAAGCAAATTACGGAAGTACTTTTACTTTTAATAACGAACTTGATGTTAGAAATGCCTTTAAAGCAAATGCTTGGATGCAATTAAAAGGCATGTCTCCAAACGAAGCAAAACAAGAATATATAAATTTAGCAAACTTAATACTTAACAGAAAAAAATAA
- a CDS encoding T9SS type A sorting domain-containing protein has translation MEILNSANTVVLSIDHNYGNGSNTSFLNQNSATVSLPKGTYKVKVYDTYGDGWNGTGAYGKVFANGTEIFNFNGVFPNVTNPRTTNLELEFSISIGLDDASFNYSKNSYCSADSNPTPTITGETGGTFSSTSGLSINSTTGQINIAASTVGNYVVTYTTTNPDQNSSTQNIVITNSDVATFSYPTSRVNKNDVDLLPAITGQNGSFSSTSGLDLNTSTGVIDVSNSTVGIYTVTYTTNGSCPIAITDTVTIINDTFPGVSQYYNNSKKYIEYIPGTMPVIISAPHGGRLEPGEISTRSCGTNEMDDNTDVLIKEIQKKCFDQFGTYPYIIINNLHRKKLDPNRNKSVATCNNATAGIYFDAFHSFIDQASADINAKFGKGLYIDLHGQSHSIPRIEAGYNLPSNSFDEDLNNTATNATELARVTIKNLIENNISNSTFEDLIRGANSFGGIMQVTGGQRYAELNYAGCSRTQGYRIVPSNVGDGSQGSCDDTNPGTNSYFAGDFYNNIRHGSGDPSTDNTVVQGGGTVKGGGGTIDGIMTEVNRRVRDLGTVYTSTYGVSDSRSPTIPYFSRDYAKVIEKFIDIHYNDFSKFTFTENSYSIYGLDPTPTINGISGGNFSSTAGLVIDSSTGKIDVSASSQGTYVVTYQAPNVGNHYKKEVSITINNVAVTNEFIATSGNWSVDTNWSLNRVPIAVDNVLIPTGKTAFLNINEITINNFTVEGTFTINTNQSLTVNGNISNTGTFTINSGGTIIANGTSTGNLTYKRSLDANKWYLIGAPLSGQSVVNFANLHSNITRGSGSGNDQNIALATYDNTKTSNRWNYYKVGAINGLDGDDTTDMMSSGKGFTTRLTAAGDISFTGTLNTGNVNKSVVHTSSNSFNLISNPYASYVNIGNLLPNNIGVGKPLKTQTIWIWDQTENAGNGDYIPKVTVQSFKIAPGQGFFIEVENENEVVFTTSMLSHQNTDTFSKSSRPEIKLSVTDGKSEKYTEIYYIKGTTTGFDDGYDGEVFSGIANNFQIYSHLVTNDVGQKLGIQSLPNSNYESMVIPIGLKAAIGDKVTFTPESSNMPQDLYIFLEDKENNTFTKFDSSTTSYTTTLTEKSVGIGNFYLHTKSKVLSTKPTVLDEVNIFKKNNRTISINGLVDSKILFLLYSIDGKKITSKIFSSNGKSEITIPKLSSGVYLLKVKSASKEIFQKIILE, from the coding sequence ATGGAAATACTAAACTCGGCAAATACAGTTGTTCTATCTATAGACCACAATTACGGAAATGGCTCGAACACCTCTTTCTTAAACCAAAACTCTGCTACAGTAAGTCTTCCTAAAGGTACATATAAAGTTAAAGTTTACGATACTTATGGAGATGGCTGGAATGGAACTGGTGCTTACGGCAAAGTATTTGCCAATGGAACAGAAATATTCAACTTTAATGGTGTATTTCCGAATGTTACAAATCCAAGAACTACTAATTTAGAACTAGAATTTTCGATATCAATTGGTTTAGATGATGCCTCTTTTAATTATTCCAAAAACAGTTATTGTAGTGCCGATTCAAACCCAACACCCACCATTACTGGAGAAACAGGTGGTACATTTTCTTCTACATCTGGTTTAAGCATAAATAGTACCACAGGACAAATAAACATTGCTGCATCTACAGTTGGTAATTATGTAGTTACTTACACAACTACAAATCCAGACCAAAACAGTTCTACTCAAAACATAGTAATTACAAATTCAGACGTTGCTACATTCTCTTACCCAACTTCTAGAGTAAATAAAAACGATGTAGATTTATTACCAGCCATAACTGGGCAAAATGGATCTTTTAGCTCGACATCTGGTTTAGATTTAAATACTTCTACAGGAGTTATAGACGTTTCTAATTCAACTGTAGGAATTTATACAGTAACATACACTACAAATGGAAGTTGCCCTATTGCAATTACAGATACAGTAACCATTATTAACGATACTTTTCCTGGAGTTTCTCAATATTACAATAACAGTAAAAAATACATAGAGTATATTCCTGGTACAATGCCAGTAATTATTTCTGCACCTCATGGAGGAAGATTAGAGCCAGGTGAAATAAGCACTAGAAGCTGTGGAACCAATGAAATGGACGATAATACAGACGTGTTAATAAAAGAAATTCAGAAAAAATGTTTCGATCAGTTTGGTACATATCCTTATATAATTATAAATAATTTACATCGTAAAAAATTAGACCCCAACAGAAATAAAAGTGTGGCCACTTGTAATAACGCTACTGCAGGTATTTATTTTGATGCGTTTCATAGTTTTATAGACCAAGCAAGTGCAGATATTAATGCCAAATTCGGCAAAGGTTTATACATCGATTTACATGGGCAAAGTCATTCTATTCCAAGAATTGAAGCAGGTTACAATTTACCTAGTAATTCTTTTGATGAAGACTTAAACAATACTGCTACAAATGCTACAGAATTGGCAAGAGTAACCATAAAAAACCTAATCGAAAATAATATTAGCAACTCGACTTTCGAAGATTTAATTAGAGGAGCAAATAGTTTTGGAGGAATTATGCAAGTTACTGGAGGCCAAAGATATGCAGAGTTAAATTATGCAGGTTGTTCTAGAACACAAGGCTATAGAATTGTACCAAGTAATGTTGGTGATGGTAGCCAAGGTTCTTGCGACGATACCAATCCAGGTACCAACTCTTATTTTGCAGGAGATTTTTACAACAATATTAGGCATGGTTCTGGAGACCCTTCTACAGACAATACTGTAGTGCAAGGTGGTGGAACTGTAAAAGGTGGTGGCGGAACTATCGATGGAATTATGACAGAGGTAAACAGAAGAGTTCGAGATTTAGGAACTGTTTACACTTCAACCTATGGCGTTTCTGATAGCAGAAGTCCAACAATACCTTATTTTTCTAGAGATTACGCAAAAGTAATTGAGAAATTTATAGACATCCATTACAACGATTTTTCTAAATTTACTTTTACAGAAAATTCTTATTCTATATATGGTTTAGATCCTACTCCAACAATAAATGGAATTTCTGGAGGAAACTTTTCAAGCACTGCTGGTTTGGTTATAGATAGTTCTACTGGAAAAATAGATGTTTCTGCATCTTCACAAGGAACATATGTAGTAACTTATCAAGCCCCAAATGTGGGTAACCACTATAAAAAAGAAGTTTCTATTACCATAAATAACGTTGCAGTTACAAACGAATTTATTGCAACCTCTGGCAATTGGTCTGTTGATACCAATTGGAGTTTAAATAGAGTACCTATTGCAGTAGATAATGTACTAATTCCAACAGGAAAAACGGCTTTTTTAAATATAAACGAAATCACAATTAATAATTTTACTGTAGAAGGAACTTTTACAATTAATACAAATCAATCTCTAACTGTTAATGGTAATATTAGCAATACTGGAACATTTACTATAAATTCTGGTGGTACTATTATTGCCAATGGAACATCTACAGGAAACTTAACTTACAAAAGAAGTTTAGACGCTAACAAATGGTATTTAATTGGAGCTCCTTTATCGGGGCAATCTGTTGTAAATTTCGCCAATTTACATTCCAACATCACTAGAGGCTCTGGCTCTGGAAATGACCAAAATATTGCATTGGCTACTTACGACAATACAAAAACCTCTAATAGATGGAATTATTATAAAGTTGGGGCTATAAATGGCCTTGATGGAGATGACACTACAGACATGATGTCTTCTGGAAAAGGATTTACAACTCGTCTTACAGCTGCCGGTGATATTTCTTTTACAGGAACATTAAATACAGGAAACGTAAACAAATCGGTTGTGCATACCTCTTCTAATTCGTTTAATTTAATTTCAAATCCGTATGCGTCTTATGTAAATATCGGAAATTTACTACCCAATAACATTGGTGTTGGAAAACCTTTAAAAACACAAACTATTTGGATTTGGGATCAAACCGAAAACGCTGGTAATGGAGACTACATTCCAAAAGTAACTGTACAAAGTTTTAAAATTGCACCAGGACAAGGTTTTTTTATTGAAGTTGAAAATGAAAATGAGGTTGTTTTTACAACTTCGATGTTAAGTCATCAAAATACAGATACCTTTTCTAAATCTAGCAGACCAGAAATAAAATTATCCGTTACAGATGGAAAAAGCGAAAAATATACCGAAATCTATTATATAAAAGGAACCACCACTGGTTTCGATGATGGTTATGATGGAGAAGTTTTTAGCGGAATTGCAAACAACTTTCAAATTTATTCGCATTTGGTAACTAATGATGTAGGACAAAAATTAGGCATACAATCTCTGCCAAATAGTAATTACGAAAGTATGGTTATTCCTATTGGATTAAAAGCTGCTATTGGCGATAAAGTTACATTTACTCCAGAAAGTAGCAATATGCCACAAGACCTATACATCTTCTTAGAAGACAAAGAAAACAACACTTTTACAAAATTCGATTCTTCTACCACTTCATATACAACAACATTAACTGAAAAATCTGTAGGTATTGGAAATTTCTATCTGCATACAAAATCCAAAGTACTATCTACAAAACCCACTGTTTTAGATGAAGTAAATATTTTTAAGAAAAACAATCGTACAATATCTATAAACGGTTTGGTAGATTCTAAAATCTTGTTTTTGTTATATTCAATAGATGGTAAAAAAATAACCTCTAAAATATTTTCTTCAAACGGAAAATCAGAAATAACAATTCCTAAGTTGTCTTCTGGAGTGTATTTATTAAAAGTAAAAAGTGCTTCCAAAGAAATTTTTCAAAAAATTATTTTAGAATAA
- a CDS encoding YceI family protein, producing the protein MKNVTYIILTLVLSLNFTACKSEKKNNTENTSTVKKSTAAYSLKEATNKINFTAYKTTEKVPVGGQFKTVNITSGGEGNTIKEAINNTEFSIPVSSIFTKDSSRDFKIKKFFFGVMEQTKLLSGKLIIENDSIGYANIKMNGVTEKVPFTYTITNKTFAMKASMDVTNWNATKALASLNKVCEALHTGADGVSKTWSDVALNITSEF; encoded by the coding sequence ATGAAAAATGTAACTTATATTATTTTAACACTTGTACTTTCTTTAAATTTTACAGCCTGTAAATCAGAAAAGAAAAATAATACAGAAAACACCTCAACAGTTAAAAAAAGCACTGCTGCTTACTCTTTAAAAGAAGCAACAAACAAAATTAATTTTACAGCTTATAAAACGACAGAAAAAGTACCAGTTGGTGGGCAATTTAAAACTGTAAATATTACTTCTGGAGGCGAAGGAAACACGATAAAAGAAGCGATAAATAATACAGAATTCTCAATTCCTGTTAGCAGTATTTTTACCAAAGATTCTAGTAGAGATTTTAAGATTAAAAAGTTCTTTTTTGGTGTAATGGAACAAACAAAACTATTGTCTGGTAAATTAATCATAGAAAATGATTCTATTGGATATGCAAACATAAAAATGAACGGAGTTACAGAAAAAGTGCCTTTTACATATACAATTACCAACAAAACTTTCGCAATGAAAGCGAGTATGGATGTTACAAATTGGAATGCTACAAAAGCACTAGCTTCTTTAAATAAAGTTTGCGAAGCTTTGCATACTGGTGCAGATGGAGTTTCTAAAACTTGGAGCGATGTTGCTTTAAACATTACATCAGAATTTTAA
- a CDS encoding TIGR01777 family oxidoreductase, producing MAKILITGGTGLVGSKLTELLIAKKHTVRILSRSPENKNEFKWNVSSSYIDEKALENIDYIIHLAGAGIADKRWTDERKKIIISSRVDTANLLFNKVKELKIPLKGFISASGSNYYGAKTTDKIFKETDSVGDDFLGEVCKKWENAAHQFKKLNIPVTILRTGVVLSKKGGALERMKTPIISPLGSGNQYMSWIHVKDLCNLYIKAIEEDFVGVFNVVAPEFHTSKTFSKTLAKVIKRPYLPISVPSFLLKLFFGELAVILLEGSRLSSKKIKEEGFTFTYDSLEKALENL from the coding sequence ATGGCAAAAATTTTAATTACAGGAGGTACAGGTTTGGTGGGTTCTAAACTCACAGAATTACTAATCGCAAAAAAACATACAGTTCGAATTTTAAGTAGAAGTCCAGAAAACAAAAACGAGTTTAAATGGAATGTTTCTAGTAGTTATATTGATGAAAAAGCTCTAGAAAACATCGATTATATAATACACTTGGCTGGTGCAGGAATTGCAGATAAACGTTGGACAGACGAAAGAAAAAAAATAATTATTAGTAGCAGAGTAGATACTGCAAACTTACTTTTTAATAAAGTAAAAGAATTAAAGATTCCTTTAAAAGGTTTTATTTCTGCTTCTGGAAGCAATTATTATGGAGCCAAAACTACCGATAAAATTTTTAAAGAAACAGACAGTGTTGGAGACGATTTTTTAGGAGAAGTGTGTAAGAAGTGGGAAAATGCAGCTCATCAATTTAAAAAATTAAACATTCCTGTAACAATTCTTAGAACAGGAGTTGTACTTTCTAAAAAGGGGGGAGCATTAGAAAGAATGAAAACCCCAATTATTTCTCCATTAGGTTCTGGAAACCAATACATGTCTTGGATTCATGTAAAAGATTTGTGCAATTTATATATAAAGGCAATTGAAGAAGATTTTGTAGGAGTTTTTAACGTAGTTGCACCAGAATTTCACACAAGCAAAACATTTTCTAAAACCTTGGCAAAAGTTATTAAAAGACCTTACTTGCCAATTTCAGTTCCTAGTTTTTTATTAAAATTATTTTTTGGAGAATTGGCTGTAATTCTTTTAGAGGGTAGTAGATTGTCTTCTAAAAAGATAAAAGAAGAGGGTTTTACCTTTACCTACGATTCACTTGAAAAAGCTTTAGAAAACTTATAA
- a CDS encoding LUD domain-containing protein, translating into MNFLKKLLNIPIKEDKEIQKQEVDLSIDDFFVHNFIEKGGKFLYCLKEEEISESLDKILTENNWNELLLLDSSIGSLIKNKSIKTTSKFDNNTPVFTTCEHLIADHGDILFSSNQLKSTKLSELSENFIVYAKTSQLVKNTGQGLTGIKTNSKKSLPTNISSIKNYNINNNDDNFLNYGNSNSKNLYLLLLEDL; encoded by the coding sequence ATGAATTTTTTAAAGAAACTATTAAACATTCCCATAAAAGAGGATAAAGAGATTCAAAAACAAGAGGTCGATTTATCTATAGACGATTTTTTTGTGCATAATTTTATAGAAAAAGGCGGTAAATTTCTTTACTGCCTAAAAGAAGAAGAAATTTCTGAAAGCTTAGATAAAATCTTAACAGAAAATAATTGGAATGAATTATTACTTTTAGACAGCAGTATTGGTTCTCTTATTAAAAATAAAAGCATAAAAACAACCTCTAAATTCGATAATAATACACCCGTTTTTACAACTTGCGAGCATTTAATTGCAGATCATGGAGATATTCTTTTTTCTTCCAATCAATTAAAAAGTACAAAGCTATCTGAACTATCAGAAAACTTTATTGTGTATGCAAAAACCAGTCAGCTTGTTAAAAATACCGGCCAAGGATTAACAGGAATAAAAACAAACAGTAAAAAATCATTACCAACCAACATATCTTCTATAAAGAATTATAATATCAATAATAATGATGATAATTTTTTAAACTATGGTAACAGTAACTCAAAAAACTTATATTTGCTCCTATTAGAAGATTTATAA
- the rsfS gene encoding ribosome silencing factor: protein MTKKNVSTDDLIAVIIQGIEDVKGENIQLLDLREIENTVCDYFIICSGNSNTQVNAISGSVQKVVSKQLKDKPWHIEGQGNSEWILMDYVNIVVHVFQKHVREFYDIESLWGDAKITEIKPA, encoded by the coding sequence ATGACAAAAAAAAATGTAAGCACAGACGATTTAATCGCTGTAATTATTCAAGGAATTGAAGACGTTAAAGGAGAAAATATTCAATTACTAGACTTACGAGAAATAGAAAATACTGTTTGCGATTATTTTATAATCTGCTCAGGAAATTCTAACACACAAGTAAATGCAATTTCTGGTTCCGTACAAAAAGTAGTTAGCAAACAACTTAAAGACAAACCTTGGCATATAGAAGGTCAAGGAAACTCTGAATGGATTTTAATGGATTATGTAAATATTGTTGTGCACGTTTTTCAAAAACATGTACGAGAATTTTACGACATAGAAAGTCTTTGGGGTGATGCTAAAATTACCGAAATTAAACCAGCCTAA
- the ftsH gene encoding ATP-dependent zinc metalloprotease FtsH — protein sequence MNDSNKNNNTNNTPKFKFNMYWIYGGIFLLLIGFQFFSSGDLATKNISKNEFNEILKDNDISKILIVNKNIAHIFIKEEALKKQKYQKLVNSAFYRDGASLYEYNFGDLQNFENHLEEIKKEKDLDYDLKNESRTSMFDTLIGFLPFIILIAIWLFFMRRMSGGAAGSGGGQIFNIGKSKAKLFDKDTKVKTTFENVAGLEGAKEEVQEIVDFLKNPEKYTSLGGKIPKGALLVGPPGTGKTLLAKAVAGEAGVPFFSLSGSDFVEMFVGVGASRVRDLFKQAAQKSPSIIFIDEIDAIGRARGKNSMTGGNDERENTLNQLLTEMDGFGTDTNVIVIAATNRADVLDSALMRAGRFDRQIYVDLPNINERKEIFEVHIKPLKLADDVNVEFLAQQTPGFSGADIANMCNESALIAARQGKKAIHHQDFLDAVDRIVGGLEKKNKVITPKEKKVIAYHEAGHATVSWMLEHAAPLVKVTIVPRGQSLGAAWYLPAERMIVQTEQMLDEMCATLGGRAAEKIIFNKISTGALSDLEKVTKQARAMVTVYGLNDEVGNITYYDSSGNDAFVKPYSDDTAKKIDAEISKMIEAQYVRAIELLTENKEKLTTLAELLLEKEVIFKDDLLKIFGKRPFETLDVEEKAEEKV from the coding sequence ATGAACGATTCTAATAAAAATAACAATACTAACAATACGCCTAAATTTAAATTTAACATGTATTGGATTTACGGCGGAATATTTTTGCTTTTAATTGGTTTTCAGTTTTTTAGCAGTGGAGATTTAGCCACTAAAAACATTTCTAAAAACGAATTTAACGAAATTTTAAAAGACAACGACATCTCTAAAATTCTTATTGTAAATAAAAACATAGCCCATATTTTCATTAAAGAAGAAGCGTTAAAAAAACAGAAATATCAAAAACTGGTAAATTCTGCTTTTTATAGAGATGGAGCTTCTTTATACGAGTACAATTTTGGTGATTTACAAAACTTCGAAAATCATTTAGAAGAAATAAAAAAAGAAAAAGATTTAGACTACGATTTAAAAAACGAGAGTAGAACCAGTATGTTCGACACTCTTATTGGCTTTTTACCATTTATTATTCTTATTGCTATTTGGTTATTTTTTATGAGAAGAATGTCTGGTGGAGCAGCAGGTTCTGGTGGTGGGCAAATTTTTAACATCGGAAAATCGAAAGCAAAACTATTTGATAAAGACACCAAAGTTAAAACAACGTTCGAAAATGTTGCTGGTTTAGAAGGCGCTAAAGAAGAAGTGCAAGAAATCGTAGATTTTTTAAAAAACCCAGAAAAATATACTTCTTTAGGAGGTAAAATTCCAAAAGGAGCTTTGTTAGTAGGCCCTCCTGGAACAGGAAAAACATTATTAGCAAAAGCAGTTGCAGGCGAAGCTGGTGTTCCGTTTTTCTCTTTATCTGGATCCGATTTTGTAGAAATGTTTGTAGGTGTAGGAGCTTCTAGAGTAAGAGATTTATTTAAACAAGCAGCTCAAAAATCACCTTCCATTATTTTTATTGATGAAATTGATGCCATTGGACGTGCTCGTGGAAAAAATAGTATGACTGGGGGTAATGACGAACGTGAAAACACATTAAACCAATTACTAACAGAAATGGATGGTTTTGGAACCGATACCAATGTAATTGTAATTGCAGCTACCAACAGAGCAGATGTTTTAGACAGTGCCTTAATGCGTGCAGGACGTTTTGATAGACAAATTTATGTAGATCTTCCAAACATAAACGAACGTAAAGAAATTTTTGAAGTACATATTAAGCCATTAAAATTGGCAGACGATGTAAATGTAGAATTTTTAGCACAGCAAACTCCAGGTTTTTCTGGTGCAGATATCGCAAACATGTGTAACGAATCGGCTTTAATTGCAGCAAGACAAGGAAAAAAAGCAATTCATCATCAAGATTTTTTAGATGCTGTAGATAGAATTGTAGGTGGTTTAGAAAAGAAAAATAAAGTAATTACACCCAAAGAGAAAAAAGTAATTGCATATCACGAAGCGGGTCATGCAACCGTTAGTTGGATGTTAGAACACGCAGCACCATTGGTAAAAGTTACCATTGTACCAAGAGGGCAATCTTTAGGCGCTGCATGGTATTTACCTGCAGAAAGAATGATTGTTCAAACAGAACAAATGTTAGACGAAATGTGTGCCACTTTAGGAGGTAGAGCTGCCGAAAAAATTATTTTTAATAAAATTTCTACAGGCGCTTTAAGTGATTTAGAAAAAGTAACCAAACAAGCAAGAGCAATGGTTACTGTATATGGTTTAAATGACGAAGTTGGTAACATTACTTATTACGATTCTTCTGGAAACGATGCTTTTGTAAAACCTTATAGCGACGATACTGCAAAGAAAATTGATGCAGAAATATCTAAAATGATTGAGGCTCAATATGTAAGAGCCATCGAATTATTAACAGAAAACAAAGAAAAATTAACCACATTAGCAGAACTACTTTTAGAAAAAGAAGTAATTTTTAAAGACGATTTATTAAAAATCTTCGGAAAAAGACCTTTTGAAACACTAGATGTAGAAGAAAAAGCTGAAGAAAAAGTGTAG
- a CDS encoding phosphatidate cytidylyltransferase: MRNLLRRSFSGIIYVLIFVVAILFSKESYITLISIFGVLCIWEFSKMIQNKNIVPYLFFGLTLFLMLKRPFSYAINIILIITILSSVYLIYQLFAKKEIAFTNERAKLGFTIRYPIFSICFLVLLPFYNQSYSPYLMISILVLIWVNDSFAFLVGKNLGRRKLFVSVSPKKTQEGFIGGLVFSMITAYVISRINTEFSFLNWLIIAVIVSVIGTIGDLVESKLKRQANIKDSGNIMPGHGGILDRLDSLLFAAPFVYLYINYII, encoded by the coding sequence ATGCGCAACCTTTTAAGAAGGAGTTTTTCTGGAATTATTTACGTTTTAATATTTGTAGTTGCAATTCTTTTTTCAAAGGAATCTTACATTACACTTATCTCTATATTTGGTGTTTTGTGCATTTGGGAATTTTCTAAAATGATTCAAAATAAAAATATAGTTCCCTATCTTTTTTTTGGGCTTACCCTTTTTTTAATGCTTAAAAGACCCTTTAGTTATGCTATTAATATTATTTTAATCATCACTATTTTATCTTCTGTATATTTAATATATCAACTATTTGCAAAAAAAGAAATTGCGTTTACCAACGAAAGAGCTAAATTAGGTTTTACAATTAGATACCCTATTTTCTCTATCTGTTTTTTGGTTTTACTTCCATTTTATAACCAAAGTTACTCTCCTTATTTAATGATTTCTATACTTGTGCTTATCTGGGTAAATGATAGTTTTGCTTTTTTAGTAGGAAAAAACTTAGGGCGTAGAAAACTTTTTGTATCGGTTTCACCAAAAAAAACACAGGAAGGTTTTATAGGAGGACTTGTATTTTCTATGATTACAGCCTACGTTATTAGCCGAATAAATACCGAATTTAGTTTTTTAAATTGGCTAATAATAGCAGTAATTGTATCTGTTATTGGTACAATTGGCGATTTGGTAGAGTCGAAATTAAAAAGACAAGCCAATATAAAAGACAGTGGAAACATTATGCCTGGCCATGGAGGTATTTTAGACAGGCTAGATAGTTTGCTGTTTGCTGCTCCGTTTGTATATTTGTACATTAATTATATAATTTAA
- a CDS encoding phosphatidylserine decarboxylase family protein gives MIRFHKEGYKIIVIAFILAIAGILMAEKLLETNWIIKSIQVFIVFFLVVILQFFRNPKRLTNLDETTIVAPVDGKVVVIEEVEEPEYFKDKRLQVSIFMSPINVHVTRYAMSGIVKYSKYHPGKYLVAWHPKASTENERTTIVLENATFGEVLYRQIAGALAKRIVNYAKEGEEIVQGTDAGFIKFGSRVDLFLPLGTQLNVKLGDKVKGGTQVIAQK, from the coding sequence ATGATTCGTTTCCATAAAGAGGGATACAAAATAATTGTTATTGCTTTCATTTTAGCCATTGCCGGTATTTTAATGGCAGAAAAATTATTAGAAACCAATTGGATTATAAAATCTATTCAAGTTTTTATCGTTTTCTTTTTAGTCGTAATACTTCAATTTTTTAGAAACCCGAAAAGACTTACAAATTTAGATGAAACCACTATTGTAGCTCCAGTAGATGGTAAAGTTGTGGTTATTGAAGAAGTAGAAGAACCAGAATATTTTAAAGATAAAAGATTGCAAGTCTCTATTTTTATGTCTCCTATTAATGTACATGTTACAAGATATGCCATGAGCGGAATTGTAAAATACAGTAAATATCATCCAGGTAAATATTTGGTGGCTTGGCATCCAAAAGCATCTACAGAAAACGAAAGAACTACAATTGTATTAGAAAACGCTACTTTTGGAGAGGTTTTATACAGGCAAATTGCTGGTGCATTGGCTAAAAGAATTGTAAATTATGCCAAAGAAGGCGAAGAAATTGTACAGGGTACAGACGCTGGTTTTATAAAATTTGGTTCTAGAGTCGATTTGTTTTTGCCATTAGGCACCCAACTAAATGTAAAACTTGGCGATAAAGTAAAAGGAGGAACACAAGTGATTGCACAAAAATAA
- a CDS encoding biotin--[acetyl-CoA-carboxylase] ligase → MKIIKLNAIDSTNSFLKEMATNTSAENFTIVVAESQTNGRGQQDCVWLSEPFKNLTFSVYLSFRKFQIKHKKNLLFAVSLAVYEAIKEETELSISIKWPNDILSGNKKICGILIENSIQKDKIKHAVVGIGLNVNQTEFSKITSNVSSLKLLTRQNYDLDVLLKTIVSKLKIRIDQLACKEFEKLEEDYLKVLYKKNTPTMFKDRKGVLFMGLISGISKEGLLQIELEDETIKEFGIKEVSFV, encoded by the coding sequence TTGAAAATAATCAAACTTAATGCCATTGATTCTACCAATTCTTTTTTAAAGGAAATGGCAACCAACACCAGCGCCGAAAATTTTACAATAGTTGTTGCAGAAAGCCAAACTAATGGTAGAGGGCAACAAGATTGTGTTTGGTTGTCTGAACCCTTTAAAAACCTAACTTTTAGCGTTTATCTTTCTTTTAGAAAGTTTCAAATTAAACATAAAAAAAACTTGCTTTTTGCGGTTTCTTTAGCTGTTTATGAAGCTATAAAAGAAGAAACAGAATTAAGTATTTCTATAAAATGGCCTAACGACATTCTGTCAGGAAACAAAAAAATATGCGGAATTTTAATCGAAAATAGCATTCAAAAAGATAAAATTAAACATGCTGTAGTTGGAATTGGTTTGAATGTAAATCAAACAGAATTTTCTAAAATAACCAGTAACGTAAGTTCTTTAAAGTTATTAACTCGACAAAATTACGATTTAGATGTTTTATTAAAAACGATTGTTTCTAAATTAAAAATAAGAATCGACCAATTAGCGTGCAAAGAGTTCGAAAAACTCGAAGAAGATTATTTAAAAGTGCTATATAAAAAAAACACCCCAACAATGTTTAAAGATCGTAAAGGTGTTTTATTTATGGGGTTAATTTCTGGAATTTCTAAGGAAGGTTTGCTTCAAATTGAACTGGAAGACGAAACCATTAAAGAATTCGGAATTAAAGAAGTGTCTTTCGTTTAA